From the Mangifera indica cultivar Alphonso unplaced genomic scaffold, CATAS_Mindica_2.1 Un_0106, whole genome shotgun sequence genome, the window CAAACATATTCTTGAGCTTTCCGTCCTTCACCTGAAAGTCCAGTTAGCTGATCAACCTTCCATCTGCCGACCAAGAATTCCATTATGTCTGCATAGTCCTTAGCAGTGTAGACACCAAGTCGCTGAGCAACAGCTGAGAAATGCTCGAAAAGATCATCATCATGGCCATCATACATCAAGTGAGCTGGCATGGAGATTTTCTTCCTCATCATGTCAGCAAAAGCCATGATAGTTCCATCAGGATCAATCTCAAAGAGCTTTTCCACTATCTTGGTGTACGCAGTCTCATGGCGCTTCTCATCAGCAGCAATTATACCACATATTTGAGCCAATTTCATATCTCCCTGCTCCTTGGCATGACGAGCAGTGTTTCCATGCGAAATAAAGGTCGCCCTTTCTTGGAATGAAGTGTAGATGAAACCAAGGTAGGGATTGTTCTCTGTCCTGGGATCCTATGAAATGATACCCATAATAACagaaaaagattaatttaagaaaatactattttaaccatattcataaatttgaatagaaGAGAAAAAACATAGATGGCCCGGTTAGACAGTGAACTCTCAGGTGATTGGCTCCATAATCTCACATATTTGTACAAGATGGGATACCAAACAGACTGATGAACATATGTCAGCAGTGGATGCATAATTACAAAATCTTGTGTTTGTGTGCATGCTTTTTATGTGCCGGTGTGTGCACACATGCATGTAtctatgatttttaatattgtgaATTACTTATTGAATGATGTTCAGATAGAAGGGTACTAATTTAAGAGGTAAGGATCTTACCATTCCTGATCCAATCAAATACTGAATTGTCTTCTCAATTTGTCTCATGTCTACTCGTCCGCACAGGTAGAGATACTTATTGAGAAGGTCTCCATGCCTATTCTCTTCAGCAGTCCATGCCCTAGTCCAAATAGCCCAAGAAGTTGGGCTTGCACCTGTTTCATCGCGAACTCCATCCAAGGTATTAAGCATAGTTTGATAAGTAGGAAGGGCTTCTTCTGTGATCATATCTCCAACCAAAACAACAAAGTAATCATCCGGAATCTCTTTTGCCCTCTCCCTCAGTTCCTTAACTTGATCATGAAATCCATCAGATGCAGGATCTGGCAGAAAATCTTGTGGTTGCCAGCACTTCTCAACCGGCTTCAGGTGAACCAAAATGTTCTGCTCAGCCCAATCCTCCAAGGACTTAAAGATCTCAATCTTTTGGGGAGGCATCGAGTGGGTGACTTGAACATGAACCTCTCGAGGAGGTGTAAAAGGCTTCTTGAGACTGTCAACCTCCCTGGATCAAGCAGAAGAATTCAGGATCAGGTACTCAGTTCAGATTGGATTCATCACAACAGTAATTAAAGCTTAAACGATCCAAAGCAACAGAAGCTCATAACATATATATGAATAGTTGTAAGTTTTGAACACCCAATCATATCCAAAACACAAACATATGGAGCAGGAACTAAAGAAGCATAACACATTACTGTTTGTAATTCCGGCATATACAAGCAAAATTAAACCAGGATTTTCATCCAGCTATTTACATTTTCTTAATGCATTTTAATACTGGATTAGTCAAAAACACATGAATTCATAAACTAATCGGCCAGGCTTGTCATCGACTAAGAAGtaggtacataaataatgtatatggAAAACATTAAATAGTTATTTGACTGAGAATCTGTATTCTAGCATCATGGAGGGGAAAAATATCACCGTTCTAAAAGCTCAAGCTGATGGCAAATTGTGCAATTGATCAGTATAAGATGCTCATGGGAGAGACATAAAAAACGCTTTACATTTATGGacacaataaatttaatatataaaataaggcAGGACCACCACAAAGTAGTTCACTAATAAAtaccaaaaccaaaacaaggGGAAGagagtaaaataaatatttcttccATTCTCCCAAACATGACCAGCAGCTCAAGAAAGAGATGTGAAACAAGAAACCAATGCAAAATGATTGCTCACCAAAACTAGGTTCACCAACTAGAgttttttacttcaaaaaatattaagaacaattGAAGTACAAAATGTGTCTTGGAATATGAATAACTGAAAGAAGCAAGTATTAACCAAAAGAGAAATACTTGGGACTAAATcataaacaaattcaataaactCACTTATAATCAGAAAGAGAAAAGCATGCATAAAAAACTTCCAATGGTATAATAGCCACAAAGATTGATTTGTTAACCAACAACAAGACAAAACAAAGTTAGTTCAAAATCATTTCAAAAGGGTTTTTCCATCTTTAGAAttggaacttttttttttttttttttgctttcctTAAACTAAagctaaaatttaaaactaggcCAAAGATCCACCAACCATTAACAATGCAAGGGATGgattattaaaaagaataatctATGCATAAAGGTATCAAACCACTTTCACCAACTTGAATATCTTTTCTAAAGATGTAAATTCAACCACAATTTgataaagacaaaagaaaagataaataagaTAGCAAAAGCAATGAAATATTGCTTCAACTTGCCAACCAAAATTCGCATAAGCATGCTAAGCaaattaaaacccaaaaaaagtACATCAAGAATCATTGatcatatttcaaaatcacaAAAGTGAAGAGTAATGAACCAATGAACAATACAtgaaaaacataacaaaagCAAGTTAAGCAAAAGAAGTAAAAACACAAACGCCCTTAGTTTCCACCTAAGAAAGCTTGTCCTTAAGATGGAAAATCCAATATCATTCGAGAAGCGTctaaataaagacaaaaacaacTTCAACCACCAAGAAAGTAAGAAACAAACAGCTGGGCAGGCATGCACACACTTGacgcaaaataaaaataatatataattgaaataaataaaattaaaccgGGGGCATCAACGATTATATGCAAATGGAATATTCACCAACGAAAATTCAACTGAAGAAACATTgtaagaaataatatataataatgaccaaaaatatcaataattaagtGAAAACAGACACTCCTATGTATGAAAATGAATAATAGGAAAAATCAAATATCTTAAACCAACTCCAACACCTCCTAATGGAAAATGATATACAAAAAATTGTGCAAAACTATGAAACCAGAGAGTGCATTAAATACCCTCAAATCAAACAGAACAAATTTCAACCACCTTATGAAAAACTTGTTTTGAATTTCTCAAATGACCTTGAAAATGCAAGAACAAAGTAAATGACTATTGTTGCAAAGCATATTCAGcatcttttcattttattacgTCATTAAAATTCATGAATCATGATACACTGCAAGTAATGAAAACAAAGTAAAATCAGTCATCACAATCGCTCCAAccttttaatatgaaataaaaaacaaatactaAATAACCCTCCAAAAATTAAAGTTCAGTGAAATGAACAAATTGAAATAAgaactcaaataaaattcatacaTTAAATGCATGAACTTGAATGACTCACGTCCAAGAGAAAAACCAAATCCACAAATTTCACAACCAAAACAAATCCCcctatcaaaaaaataaaaaatttgataaaacggTAAAGCAACGAAGTGAAAACTTCACCACAAAACAGCAACGCATCAAAGGGTTAAACAACAAGATAAAAACCAACCCAGATGAAGACACACAGAGGGAAAAAACATAAACCCAGatccaaaacaagaaaaatgaaaacttgagagagaaaaaaagaacaaaagaagaaaagaaaaaggtactGAAATGAAGACTGACTTGGAGTTAGAGCGAAGAGTGGAAGCCATGGAGAACTTGGGAGATCTGCGACTGGCCATTTGAGGAAGAGCAAAACAAGGAACTTTGTGGGATGGGGTGGTGAAAGTTGAGAGCTTTAGAGCCATTGAAGGATTGATTAATGAAGAAGATTGAAGGGCTTGGATGGTTTTTGGAATTGTTAGCAGCTTGACAGTTCTGCTCCACGGGGGAGAAAGTGACCTAAATAGTTAAAAACGCAGTGGCAAGAAGCAATATATAAAGCCCAAGTaggagaaatttttttaaaaaaatttttattcatgaaaataaaagcaaatttattaattttttattaaaataatcattacaattctatataggccaaaggacaacGTTGGGCGGAAACCACCTTTTTTTTGGCCTCTTTATCAgacaaaaattattcatttttatttaataaaatcagtctaataaaaatatcaacGAAGGGAAAAAATGATAGTAGAAAGGCCCATCGACAGGGGGAACGGCAACCAATTACTAGAGATAGAAGAAAAATGTCTAGGAAGAAAAacagtttatataaatttaattatagatgaaattattaattttttatattaagagagaaaaattatataaattttatggttttaagatttaacgataaaatattaattttatttttatctttaatataaattagtttataaatagatatttaaactttttatttattgtgaatatatttttgagattaggGTAAAaattgagtgggaaatagtttgTTGGCCTTCTGTATATTATCTGGGTATCATTGAGTAGCTTAACTTGTTGGgccattttaaaattatatttaataggtATAATATATCCAAAGAATGGGTGGGGCAGGTTGATATGACTGGATCAAAATGGATATGAgttcaaaataaatcaataaaaatagataaagaaaatataaacttatatttgGGCTTGAAGGTACGGATAGACCTATTTGATGCCTCTTTTTAATATGTTGTGTCaaacaatcaaattttgaatttgatacaAGTTAAATGGGAtgtttgaattagtttaaattcctatcatttataaaatcaaGCTTAATCTTTGATTCAAACTCGATTATTTTAATCTAAGTtcaattagtttaaattaaatctagtttgagttgaataatgattttatgagtttaataagagtaaaatataaaaaaatttcaagaaatggtaaataaattaaagaagattAGTTGTCGAGATGTTGTTACTCTCTCGAGCTTTCGATTATGATGTAAGAGTTTGTATAGAAGGTAATGTTATCAATAAGTTaacacaatataaaaatatatatacgagGGTAAATGGGTAATTACATTTCATAAAAGTTTgtgaatatttttcaaaaaaatgttaataaataatatgttatgtaATCTATGTGAAGTTTCCatttaaatgttataaatatttacttatattatgacttttaatttattaatagaaaaattcaaaaaaaaatctctcgttagaaaaaaaaaaaaaaatatatatatatatatatatatatattataaaatttattttaaaaatttgtgtgtaaaaatatttaaaggcCCCCTTTTTCATgccttcatttttttcaaaacatgCAATGCgcattattcaaattttataaaagacttatttttcACAAATCTCAGAgattttgttctttaatttttgtctaatgtttttcatttaataaagtCAAAATCCTCATGTTACAGCACATGACTTAATTGGGTTAAAGGGGAGGTCAATAGGTCAATTCATCTTATTCAAAATAGGAAAGTTTCTTCTAAATGAAAATGACCTcacattcataaaattatatacatcaaTTCATGGTAAaccttatttaatatttataaccatcaaatactaaaatttgtaatgaattattattgttataatattaattcaactAAAAAGTTTATGGATCTTATcgaaaaagcaaaaaattatgtactataatttttttttttttttataagccAAAAACTAATTTTCACCCATAGTTTGATGAATGACAAATCTCACTACTTatgcttgaaaaaaaaattatttcacacCTATATGATAAAATCAATAGTTATTTATGTCATATTcgcaaatattataatagagttaataacaatgtttttaGAATCAAATCAGTGATCAAATCGATTGTCTCATTAGTTTATGGTTCAATCAGAAATCAATCagttcaacttattatcaaattataatgaattttttaaaataatatcatattaaccaacagattttgcttaaaaatttataaaaaaataaaatcaattaagataCTCAAACCTATGGtgattataatatatcttttttaaaaagtgacaattaTTCATctaatttcaatgaaacaattagatgaaaaaaaatgtcTCATCTCATCatacagaaaaaaatataattctccaAATCATTGTctatagaaaatatttcaatgaatatgagaaatatttttttttctttttcattttgtttttaaacttatattttcattatagacctttaaaaatgaaaaattaaataattgccCTAAACATTAGGGGCTTAAAAAAATTGTCCAAATCTACAtaacttaagcaaaaatgccccttTTACATTAAATAAGTGAAATGCACTCATATATAAACCAACAAAAttcatattcccacccaaaattccCCTAAATTCATTGTtgcaaaatttgaagaattctcGAGGCTTTCCATGTACCTCCAACTATAGCACAATCTTTGGCTTTTCTCTAACATTTTTGCAACTTTTCGGtgacaaaaatggaaaaaaaggCGAGCACATAATCtcttatcttgtttgaatcattttggTGCTTAGATTTTACCaattagatgaaaattttaggtATTATTAGTTTaggatttttgtttttgaacaaCTAATTTGTGGCTTGATTTTTACTTGTTTTGGATGAGTTAGTTTAGGGCTATTGTGTTTTAGTAAATGTATAAtcatttgttgttgaaatggtaGTCGGAAAATGAGATCTTGGTTGAAAATttggtattttgaaattagaaagTCACCTCGAGTGAGAAATATTCAACCAAAAGAATCCTCGGTTTGATAAATATCCTCCGAGTTGAATCGAAACCACAGGGGAGGGgggaaatacaattttttaaacaataactaCATTGGGGGGGTCTATAGAGGAACCCATAAGGAGGGAAGAAATTGTGCTTTTTTGAAAAGTATCCTATGGGGAAGGaggaaattttgatttgttaaacAATGATACCCATGGGATCTCAGAAGGAAGGGGTGATGAGTTTTTATTTTGGACCTGTAGGAAAGGGAGAAATTGATAAAAggacaaattgatatttttaaacatttaggATCTACAAGAGAGTAAGAAATCGttaagggggtaaattgatattttgtctAAATCTAGGGTTTATTGatgtatagtttttgaattttatatctgttttttcacATTATAGGGTTTtcgacatgtagttttcgaattttaggttttttttttttatcattcctaagtttttcaatatgtagttttcaaattttatatctgttttttatttttgtttttcttggtttttgatatgtcattttgaattttaagtcgattttttggttttagcAAATTTTCGgcatatagtttttaaatttaagtttcgTTTTTCAATTTCTGTAATTCCTAGGCTTTTTTATGTATAGTTTTCGATTTTCAGACCTATTTTTGGTATTTGCCATTCTTGGATTTTTTTGACATTTAGTTTTCTAATTTCaagttaatttttcaatttttttttcattctaaggtatttcaacatataatttttgaattttagattggtttttcgatttttgtcattttaaagttttttaatgtatagttttttgaatttcagattgatt encodes:
- the LOC123207809 gene encoding stearoyl-[acyl-carrier-protein] 9-desaturase, chloroplastic is translated as MALKLSTFTTPSHKVPCFALPQMASRRSPKFSMASTLRSNSKEVDSLKKPFTPPREVHVQVTHSMPPQKIEIFKSLEDWAEQNILVHLKPVEKCWQPQDFLPDPASDGFHDQVKELRERAKEIPDDYFVVLVGDMITEEALPTYQTMLNTLDGVRDETGASPTSWAIWTRAWTAEENRHGDLLNKYLYLCGRVDMRQIEKTIQYLIGSGMDPRTENNPYLGFIYTSFQERATFISHGNTARHAKEQGDMKLAQICGIIAADEKRHETAYTKIVEKLFEIDPDGTIMAFADMMRKKISMPAHLMYDGHDDDLFEHFSAVAQRLGVYTAKDYADIMEFLVGRWKVDQLTGLSGEGRKAQEYVCGLPPRIRRLEERAQGRAKQGPIIPFSWIFDRQVQL